In Syntrophales bacterium, one genomic interval encodes:
- a CDS encoding type II secretion system F family protein — MPEYIWEGLTKKKEPRKGEIEADDEAAVRIQLRRQGIQPTRVKKKPKDLFENVSFLQQKIKEKEVVIFARQFATMINAGLPIIQCLDLLSAEEPNKKFKKIIQTVKADIEGGISLSESLSKYPDIFDELFVNLVAAGEAAGILDVILNRLSNYMEKAMKLKSKVKGAMTYPASVLVISIGVVVLLLYKVVPVFDDMFSGMGSALPAPTQFLVDASKFVQHYILYMVAALAVLIFLFRRYYKTERGRLAVDTFILKSPVFGMLLKKVAVAKFSRTLSTMISSGVPILDGLEIVSKTAGNKVVENALMDTRKSISEGKTIAEPLAASGIFPSMVVSMIGVGENTGALDEMLSKIADFYDDEVDAAVEALTALLEPFMMVFLGGIVGGMLIALYLPIFSMAGAVG; from the coding sequence ATGCCCGAATATATCTGGGAAGGGCTGACGAAAAAGAAGGAACCGCGAAAGGGTGAGATCGAGGCCGACGACGAGGCGGCGGTACGGATACAGTTGCGCCGTCAGGGTATACAGCCGACCAGAGTAAAGAAAAAACCGAAGGATCTTTTCGAAAATGTCTCGTTTCTCCAGCAGAAGATCAAGGAAAAGGAGGTGGTCATTTTCGCGCGGCAGTTCGCCACCATGATCAACGCCGGGTTGCCCATCATTCAGTGCCTTGACCTGCTCTCGGCGGAGGAACCGAACAAGAAATTCAAGAAAATAATTCAGACCGTCAAAGCCGACATCGAAGGCGGCATTTCTCTTTCCGAATCCCTGTCGAAATACCCTGACATCTTTGACGAACTGTTCGTCAACCTCGTGGCTGCCGGAGAAGCGGCGGGCATTCTGGACGTCATTCTGAACCGGCTTTCAAATTACATGGAAAAGGCCATGAAGCTGAAGTCCAAGGTGAAAGGCGCCATGACCTATCCGGCGAGCGTGCTTGTCATTTCTATCGGCGTGGTGGTTCTCCTTCTGTACAAGGTGGTTCCCGTCTTTGACGACATGTTTTCCGGCATGGGTTCGGCACTTCCGGCACCGACGCAGTTCCTGGTCGATGCCAGCAAATTCGTCCAGCACTACATTCTCTACATGGTGGCCGCCCTCGCTGTTCTTATCTTTCTCTTCAGGCGGTACTACAAAACTGAAAGAGGCCGCCTCGCCGTGGACACGTTTATCCTCAAGTCACCCGTCTTCGGCATGCTCCTGAAAAAAGTCGCCGTGGCCAAATTCTCAAGGACCCTTTCAACCATGATCAGCAGTGGTGTCCCTATTCTGGACGGGCTGGAAATCGTCAGTAAAACGGCGGGAAACAAGGTCGTGGAGAACGCCCTCATGGACACCCGCAAAAGCATCAGCGAGGGGAAGACCATCGCGGAACCCCTCGCCGCTTCGGGAATTTTCCCCTCCATGGTTGTCTCCATGATCGGCGTCGGCGAAAATACGGGCGCCCTGGACGAAATGCTTTCCAAGATTGCTGATTTCTATGATGATGAAGTCGACGCCGCCGTGGAAGCACTGACGGCGCTGCTCGAGCCCTTCATGATGGTGTTTTTGGGGGGCATCGTCGGAGGCATGCTGATCGCCCTCTACCTGCCGATCTTTTCCATGGCAGGAGCGGTCGGTTAG
- a CDS encoding DUF1178 family protein yields MIIYDLACDGNHTFEGWFQDRASFERQRELHQIECPVCGSLAIEMVPSTVMIRAKQGQPAQGEERPPSPLGTLRMIHDFIDRNFDNVGKDFAETAIRIHRGEEPKRNIRGSTTEREEEVLREEGVEFMKIPLPPKLDS; encoded by the coding sequence GTGATTATATACGATCTCGCCTGTGACGGGAACCACACCTTCGAGGGATGGTTCCAGGACAGGGCTTCCTTTGAACGGCAGAGGGAACTGCACCAGATTGAATGTCCCGTGTGCGGAAGTCTTGCCATAGAAATGGTCCCTTCGACGGTCATGATCCGTGCAAAGCAGGGACAGCCGGCCCAGGGCGAAGAGCGTCCGCCGTCACCACTGGGGACGCTCAGGATGATCCATGATTTTATTGACCGGAATTTCGACAACGTGGGCAAAGACTTTGCTGAGACAGCCATCAGGATACATCGTGGCGAAGAGCCGAAGCGAAATATACGGGGCAGCACCACGGAACGTGAGGAAGAGGTGCTGCGGGAGGAGGGCGTCGAATTTATGAAAATTCCGCTTCCTCCCAAGCTCGACAGCTGA
- the cysS gene encoding cysteine--tRNA ligase: MTTDHQSQPDRHESILDLIGNTPIVRITTLNTADNVTIYGKLEGMNPGGSVKDRIALSMIEAAERTGDLAPGKIIIEATSGNTGIGLALVAAAKGYRIILAMSEAASEERKKILKALGAELLLTPAHLGTDGAIEMVYEMVRQKPDSYFAPDQFNNENNVLAHYHGTAEEIWRQTGGMVTVVVGTLGTSGTMMGISRRLKEYNPAIRIIGVEPFLNHRIQGLKNMKESYRPGIFDRSALDETVNVTDEDAFAMARKLAVVEGIMAGMSSGAAMHVALEKARTLREGVMVVILPDNAERYLSTELFADKEETTLALFNTAGRAKEFFKPISPDRVLMHSCGPSVHDVPHIGTHRRFVIGDMLARYLALKGLTVHHEINIIDMADNSVAKAGEAGMNLESYTDQHVRSFLRDMNTLNMSDDILYPRASRNVDAMIDLTQKLVEKGYAYEKLRSVYFDISRLENYGRLSGIDLGRVRHRKTIDDDDYEKDSPVDFTLFKRSTLDELKRGIFFKTRWGSVRPGWHLECAAISRKHLGETFDIHLSGTDIIFPHCENVMAIGMAANGSSPARFWLNAELVMRDGKKMSRSLSNTFTVEDLLARGYGGKEIRYFLLSSHYRKPLNFSFESLDTAAGSVRRINNFIQRLQERAPGKGSGDIYQQVYDARQAFMSLMDDDLNISGALATLFTFIKSVNKPLSEGTLDEGEGNAVLDVMKVIDAVLGIMNFETHRPGADIDDLMAARSRARARGDWSEADRIRDELAGRGILLHDTADGTRWTLKN; this comes from the coding sequence ATGACAACGGACCATCAATCACAGCCTGATCGCCATGAATCGATTCTTGATCTTATCGGCAACACTCCCATCGTCCGTATCACCACCCTCAATACCGCGGATAACGTAACCATCTACGGCAAGCTGGAAGGAATGAACCCCGGGGGGTCCGTCAAGGACCGGATCGCCCTTTCCATGATCGAAGCGGCGGAACGAACAGGAGACCTGGCACCCGGAAAAATCATCATAGAGGCCACAAGCGGAAATACGGGAATCGGTCTCGCCCTCGTGGCAGCGGCGAAGGGATACCGGATCATCCTTGCCATGTCGGAAGCGGCAAGCGAAGAACGGAAAAAAATCCTGAAAGCCCTGGGTGCCGAGTTGCTCCTGACGCCGGCACACCTTGGAACAGACGGGGCCATCGAGATGGTTTACGAGATGGTCCGGCAGAAGCCTGACAGCTACTTCGCCCCGGACCAGTTCAACAACGAAAACAATGTATTGGCACATTACCACGGTACCGCCGAAGAAATATGGCGCCAGACCGGCGGGATGGTGACGGTCGTAGTGGGGACCTTGGGAACATCAGGCACCATGATGGGCATCTCCAGGCGGCTCAAGGAATACAACCCCGCTATCCGGATCATCGGTGTCGAACCCTTTCTGAATCACAGGATCCAGGGCCTGAAAAACATGAAAGAGTCGTATCGGCCCGGCATTTTCGACCGTTCCGCCCTGGATGAAACAGTCAACGTCACCGATGAAGACGCTTTTGCCATGGCGAGGAAGCTCGCCGTGGTGGAGGGAATCATGGCGGGCATGAGTTCCGGAGCCGCCATGCATGTTGCTCTGGAAAAAGCACGGACCCTGAGGGAAGGCGTCATGGTAGTCATCCTGCCCGATAACGCGGAGCGGTATCTCAGCACTGAACTCTTCGCCGACAAGGAAGAGACGACTCTTGCCCTGTTCAACACCGCCGGCCGGGCGAAGGAATTCTTCAAACCCATCAGCCCCGATCGCGTTCTCATGCACTCCTGCGGACCCTCCGTCCATGACGTCCCGCACATCGGAACCCACCGCCGATTCGTCATCGGCGACATGCTCGCACGGTACCTGGCCTTGAAAGGGTTAACAGTGCACCACGAAATCAACATCATCGACATGGCCGACAATTCCGTCGCGAAAGCAGGCGAGGCGGGAATGAACCTGGAAAGCTATACGGATCAGCATGTTCGGTCGTTTTTGAGGGATATGAACACCCTCAACATGAGTGACGACATTCTCTATCCCCGGGCAAGCCGGAACGTCGATGCCATGATCGATCTTACCCAGAAACTGGTGGAAAAGGGCTATGCCTATGAGAAGCTGCGATCTGTCTATTTCGATATATCGAGGCTGGAAAACTACGGCCGGCTTTCGGGGATAGATCTCGGCCGGGTCCGCCACCGCAAGACAATCGACGATGATGATTACGAAAAAGACAGCCCCGTGGACTTTACACTCTTCAAGCGATCCACCCTGGATGAGCTGAAGCGTGGAATATTCTTCAAGACGCGATGGGGGAGCGTACGGCCGGGATGGCACCTTGAATGCGCCGCCATTTCCCGGAAACACCTGGGGGAAACCTTCGATATTCATCTCTCGGGAACGGACATAATCTTTCCCCATTGCGAAAATGTCATGGCCATCGGTATGGCAGCCAATGGTTCAAGCCCGGCGCGCTTCTGGCTGAACGCCGAACTGGTCATGAGGGACGGCAAAAAGATGTCCCGCTCCCTGTCGAACACCTTTACCGTGGAAGACCTCCTGGCCCGGGGATACGGGGGAAAGGAGATCCGTTACTTTCTCCTCAGTTCCCACTACCGGAAGCCCCTGAACTTTTCCTTCGAGTCCCTCGACACGGCGGCAGGGTCGGTGAGGAGGATCAACAATTTCATACAGCGGCTGCAGGAACGCGCCCCCGGGAAAGGATCGGGAGACATATACCAGCAGGTCTACGACGCGAGACAGGCCTTCATGTCTTTGATGGACGACGACCTGAACATATCGGGAGCCCTGGCCACCCTCTTTACCTTTATCAAGTCCGTCAACAAACCTCTCTCGGAGGGTACCCTTGACGAGGGCGAAGGGAACGCCGTTCTCGACGTCATGAAGGTTATCGACGCCGTTCTCGGCATCATGAACTTCGAAACACATCGCCCGGGGGCTGATATCGATGACCTCATGGCCGCAAGAAGCCGGGCACGGGCGCGGGGAGACTGGTCCGAAGCCGACAGAATCCGCGATGAACTGGCCGGTCGGGGTATTCTACTCCACGACACCGCCGATGGAACCCGGTGGACACTCAAAAACTGA
- a CDS encoding A/G-specific adenine glycosylase: MSIVPPVDTRKVKAFRRMINGYYNLHGRDLPWRKTTDPYRILVSEVMLQQTQVSRVIPKYDRFMVRFPHVASLALAPLEDVLGAWQGLGYNRRALSLKRAAEIIVERHDGAVPEDEESLDALPGIGRATARSIQVFAFNRPVILIETNIRAVFLHYFFKGREKVSDTELEPVAEAMLDRDNPRRWYNGLMDYGTCLKKAFPNPARASAHHTVQAPFQGSLRQVRGAVLRLLLNGGVAAEDDLPERLGFEASRIRDALSQLEKDGLVLREGSRVSIPGGKNSL; encoded by the coding sequence ATGAGCATTGTACCCCCCGTTGACACCCGGAAAGTGAAGGCCTTCAGACGAATGATCAACGGCTATTACAACCTGCACGGCCGCGATCTTCCCTGGAGAAAGACCACGGATCCTTACCGCATCCTCGTCTCCGAGGTAATGCTCCAGCAGACCCAGGTATCCAGGGTGATCCCGAAGTACGACCGTTTCATGGTCCGCTTTCCCCATGTCGCGAGCCTGGCCCTGGCGCCTCTCGAGGATGTACTCGGCGCCTGGCAGGGTTTGGGCTATAACCGGCGGGCACTGTCCCTGAAGCGGGCGGCGGAGATCATTGTCGAGCGTCACGACGGAGCGGTACCGGAGGATGAAGAGTCTCTTGACGCACTGCCGGGCATCGGAAGGGCCACGGCACGCTCCATCCAGGTTTTCGCCTTCAACAGACCCGTTATTCTTATAGAAACCAATATCCGGGCAGTGTTTTTACACTATTTTTTTAAAGGCCGTGAAAAGGTTTCCGACACTGAGCTGGAGCCCGTCGCAGAAGCAATGCTGGATCGGGACAACCCGCGCCGCTGGTACAACGGGCTCATGGATTATGGAACCTGCCTGAAAAAAGCCTTTCCCAATCCGGCCCGGGCAAGTGCCCACCACACGGTTCAGGCCCCCTTCCAGGGCTCCCTGCGCCAGGTGCGTGGCGCCGTTCTGCGCCTGCTGCTGAATGGCGGCGTCGCAGCCGAGGACGACCTGCCGGAACGGCTCGGATTCGAGGCATCGCGGATCCGCGATGCCCTTTCACAGCTCGAAAAGGACGGCCTTGTTTTACGGGAAGGGTCCCGGGTATCCATCCCGGGCGGAAAAAACTCTCTATAA
- a CDS encoding cob(I)yrinic acid a,c-diamide adenosyltransferase, whose translation MKLYTKRGDTGVTDLPGDKGIPKDDPRLEACGTLDELNAYLGLLHSLIDNPEDGAGNDLARIQAEVMDISTEAASSVPRDEDSIRELSRERAIALLEAAIDRMDASLPRLKGFIVPGGTPGASAAHVARTVCRRAERRLVRISRDSPNERRHREIAASLAYMNRLSDYLFALARYLNSIGGTGDRTIV comes from the coding sequence ATGAAACTATACACGAAGCGGGGGGACACGGGTGTGACTGATCTTCCCGGTGACAAAGGAATTCCCAAAGATGATCCCCGGCTCGAGGCCTGTGGAACCCTTGACGAACTCAATGCATACCTCGGCCTTCTTCACTCCCTGATCGATAACCCGGAAGACGGGGCGGGAAATGATCTTGCACGCATACAGGCTGAGGTAATGGACATTTCCACGGAAGCGGCATCCTCTGTTCCCCGGGACGAAGACAGTATCCGGGAGTTGTCCCGGGAAAGGGCCATCGCGCTGCTGGAGGCTGCTATAGACCGTATGGATGCCTCGCTTCCCCGGCTGAAAGGATTCATTGTTCCCGGAGGCACTCCCGGCGCATCAGCGGCCCACGTGGCCCGAACAGTCTGCCGCCGAGCGGAACGCCGCCTGGTACGCATCTCCCGGGATTCCCCAAACGAGAGGCGGCACCGGGAGATCGCGGCCTCTCTCGCCTACATGAACCGGCTGTCGGACTATCTCTTTGCCCTGGCCCGGTATCTCAACAGCATCGGCGGAACCGGCGACAGAACAATCGTCTAG
- a CDS encoding endonuclease III, producing the protein MKDQDIARVIALIKGAVKTERLPMIAAGRRTSPDPYRILISTLLSLRTKDEVTRRADERLFELASTPEEMVRLSEDVIRAAIYPVGFYRRKAQTIISVSRELIDRFSSRVPSDIDELLSLKGVGRKTANLVVSMGYGRPALCVDTHVHRVSNRLGYVAAANPDATEAALRKKLPRRYWIDFNGLIIAFGKSICRPVSPLCSSCPVRDYCDRVGVRISR; encoded by the coding sequence ATGAAGGATCAGGACATAGCCCGTGTCATCGCCCTCATAAAGGGCGCCGTGAAGACCGAGCGTCTTCCCATGATCGCAGCCGGCCGGAGAACGTCCCCCGACCCGTACCGCATCCTGATTTCGACACTCCTCAGTCTTCGCACCAAAGATGAAGTGACCCGCCGTGCCGATGAGCGGCTTTTCGAGCTGGCCTCGACACCGGAAGAAATGGTGCGCCTCTCCGAGGACGTCATCAGGGCCGCTATTTATCCCGTTGGGTTCTATCGGAGGAAAGCACAGACAATCATTTCCGTTTCCCGGGAACTGATCGATCGTTTTTCCTCCAGAGTTCCATCGGACATCGACGAGCTGTTGAGTCTCAAGGGGGTGGGAAGAAAGACGGCAAATCTCGTCGTTTCCATGGGATACGGTCGTCCCGCTCTCTGCGTGGACACCCATGTGCATCGCGTATCGAACCGTCTTGGATACGTTGCCGCGGCCAACCCCGATGCAACCGAGGCCGCCCTGCGAAAGAAGCTCCCCCGGAGATACTGGATTGATTTCAACGGCCTGATAATCGCCTTCGGAAAGTCGATCTGCCGGCCCGTGTCGCCGCTGTGCAGCTCCTGCCCGGTCCGGGACTATTGCGACAGGGTCGGAGTCAGGATCAGCCGCTGA
- a CDS encoding formate dehydrogenase accessory protein FdhE, translating to MAQKLNNSLQTIERYKIANPHYEELLDILGDILILREEFRRKITEDIYTIEKSLVGKKLECGMPLVDFAAGDIDAKDAQRYFLALLDLAEKRELGGEARRIRLDMEGGTFDFLTMIRESFDSGTVEETMEEDDDEFFDLLGFLVEESLRPSLEILAEKYGSLIEASRWAEGFCPICGREPKICELRHEEGEKYLFCGQCGIQWRFPRLKCPFCANEDQQSLAYFTVEDEEKYRVDVCNECNRYIKTIDFRNTNEDANLDIEDIATLHLDILANDEGYD from the coding sequence ATGGCACAGAAGCTCAACAATTCGCTGCAGACTATCGAGCGCTATAAAATCGCGAACCCTCACTACGAGGAACTGCTTGATATTCTGGGAGATATTCTTATTTTGAGGGAAGAGTTCCGCAGGAAAATCACAGAAGACATTTACACGATCGAGAAAAGCCTGGTCGGGAAGAAACTGGAATGCGGCATGCCCCTTGTCGATTTCGCCGCCGGCGATATCGATGCCAAGGATGCTCAGAGGTATTTTCTCGCTCTTCTTGACCTCGCGGAAAAACGGGAACTGGGAGGAGAGGCCCGGCGGATACGTCTTGACATGGAGGGAGGCACCTTCGATTTCCTCACAATGATTCGCGAGTCCTTTGACTCCGGCACCGTTGAAGAAACCATGGAAGAAGATGATGACGAGTTTTTTGATCTTCTCGGATTTCTTGTGGAAGAAAGCCTTCGACCGTCCCTGGAGATCCTGGCGGAAAAGTACGGTTCACTTATTGAAGCCTCGCGGTGGGCCGAGGGGTTCTGTCCCATCTGCGGACGGGAGCCGAAAATCTGTGAGCTGAGGCATGAAGAGGGCGAAAAGTATCTCTTCTGCGGGCAGTGCGGCATTCAATGGCGCTTCCCCCGTCTCAAATGTCCCTTCTGTGCCAACGAGGACCAACAGTCGCTGGCCTACTTCACTGTTGAGGACGAGGAAAAGTACCGGGTCGATGTCTGCAATGAATGCAACCGCTACATCAAAACCATTGATTTCAGAAATACCAATGAAGACGCTAACCTGGACATCGAGGACATAGCGACGCTCCATCTGGATATACTGGCGAACGATGAGGGCTACGACTGA
- a CDS encoding LysR family transcriptional regulator encodes MKIRYKIWIERDDKVLFGRGRDDILKALDEEKSLNAAAKKLGMSYRAAWGRLKASQERMGIELVRSGEGRKSLELMEQTRAIIDRFEKLEKDVETLLADAEADFHMLFEEKT; translated from the coding sequence ATGAAAATCAGGTACAAGATCTGGATAGAAAGAGACGACAAGGTTCTCTTCGGCCGGGGGCGGGACGATATATTGAAGGCCCTTGACGAAGAGAAAAGCCTCAACGCGGCGGCAAAGAAGCTGGGCATGTCCTATCGGGCCGCCTGGGGCCGCCTGAAGGCTTCCCAGGAACGCATGGGCATCGAGCTGGTCCGGTCGGGCGAGGGGAGAAAATCCCTGGAACTGATGGAGCAAACCCGGGCTATCATCGACCGGTTTGAAAAACTCGAAAAAGACGTCGAAACCCTGCTGGCAGATGCCGAGGCCGATTTTCATATGCTTTTCGAGGAAAAGACGTGA